One segment of Kogia breviceps isolate mKogBre1 chromosome 14, mKogBre1 haplotype 1, whole genome shotgun sequence DNA contains the following:
- the SPN gene encoding leukosialin isoform X1, giving the protein MLGWVEPGPLPFPLGPLHQSCPSFRSWSSLVPALCPYPLSWSRLLLMPVALEMIPLLLLFGSVWAQNMNSESPDGTITLQELEPTASSVSLVSNIYETTKFNSVTSHFATTEVPKTDDSTEHKIFPPSSTPYAANEVSSPGTPVAASRGPPVNESIIFQKDSAKKLSMPLEVSNATSIPAVPVMKSTGFHTVTGETTATSPLETSSGTSGPPVTTATSSLETSDGTSGPPITIAISSLKTPNVTSGPPVIMETSSLKTPEETSGLPVTMATTSLKTPLGTSGSPISGVKISSPTSPTNISSRASPNSGWGTKGTLLAAVLVALLVVIVLVALLLLWRQRQKRKTGALTLSRAGKHNGVANAWAGVAQVAHDEAATITEGASGGNTDSGVPQGEGSGQRPTLTTFFGRRKSRQGSVALEELKPGPDPSLKGEEEPLVGSKDEAAETSASDGPEERDVEAP; this is encoded by the exons ATGCTGGGGTGGGTGGAGCCAGGGCCACTTCCTTTCCCCTTGGGGCCCCTCCACCAGTCTTGCCCCAGCTTCAGGAGTTGGAGCAGCCTGGTCCCGGCCCTGTGCCCTTATCCACTGAGCTG GTCCCGACTCCTGCTCATGCCTGTTGCTTTGGAAATGATTCCGCTTCTCCTCCTCTTTGGGAGCGTCTGGGCCCAAAACATGAACTCAGAGTCTCCGGATGGCACAATTACTTTGCAGGAGTTGGAACCCACGGCGTCCTCTGTTTCTTTGGTCTCAAATATCTATGAGACCACAAAATTCAACTCAGTGACATCTCATTTTGCAACAACCGAGGTCCCTAAGACAGATGACAGCACTGAGCACAAGATCTTCCCGCCTTCCTCAACTCCCTATGCGGCCAATGAGGTTTCCTCTCCTGGGACCCCCGTTGCTGCCAGCAGGGGCCCTCCTGTAAATGAGTCAATAATCTTCCAGAAAGATTCGGCCAAAAAATTATCAATGCCCCTGGAAGTCTCTAATGCAACCAGTATACCTGCTGTCCCAGTAATGAAATCTACAGGATTCCACACTGTGACTGGTGAAACCACGGCAACTAGCCCTCTGGAGACCTCCAGTGGGACCAGTGGACCCCCTGTCACCACAGCAACTAGCTCTCTGGAGACCTCTGATGGGACCAGTGGACCCCCTATCACCATAGCGATTAGCTCTCTGAAGACCCCCAATGTGACCAGCGGGCCCCCTGTCATCATGGAAACTAGCTCTCTAAAGACCCCCGAGGAGACCAGTGGACTTCCTGTCACCATGGCAACTACGTCTCTGAAGACCCCCCTGGGGACCAGTGGCTCCCCCATCTCTGGAGTAAAAATATCCAGCCCAACGTCCCCCACAAACATAAGCAGTAGGGCCTCCCCAAATTCAGGTTGGGGGACAAAGGGCACCTTGCTGGCAGCTGTGCTTGTGGCCCTGCTGGTGGTCATTGTCCTCGTGGCACTACTCCTGCTGTGGCGCCAGCGGCAGAAGCGGAAGACAGGAGCGCTGACGCTAAGCAGGGCTGGAAAGCACAACGGAGTGGCAAATGCCTGGGCTGGCGTAGCCCAGGTGGCTCATGACGAGGCCGCGACAATAACAGAGGGAGCGTCCGGGGGTAACACTGACTCGGGGGTCCCCCAGGGGGAGGGGTCTGGCCAGCGGCCCACACTTACCACTTTCTTTGGTAGACGGAAGTCTCGCCAGGGCTCCGTGGCACTGGAGGAGCTAAAGCCTGGGCCAGACCCCAGCCTAAAGGGGGAGGAAGAGCCACTGGTGGGCAGCAAGGATGAGGCTGCGGAGACCTCTGCCTCTGATGGGCCGGAAGAGAGAGATGTGGAGGCCCCTTAA
- the SPN gene encoding leukosialin isoform X2, with the protein MPVALEMIPLLLLFGSVWAQNMNSESPDGTITLQELEPTASSVSLVSNIYETTKFNSVTSHFATTEVPKTDDSTEHKIFPPSSTPYAANEVSSPGTPVAASRGPPVNESIIFQKDSAKKLSMPLEVSNATSIPAVPVMKSTGFHTVTGETTATSPLETSSGTSGPPVTTATSSLETSDGTSGPPITIAISSLKTPNVTSGPPVIMETSSLKTPEETSGLPVTMATTSLKTPLGTSGSPISGVKISSPTSPTNISSRASPNSGWGTKGTLLAAVLVALLVVIVLVALLLLWRQRQKRKTGALTLSRAGKHNGVANAWAGVAQVAHDEAATITEGASGGNTDSGVPQGEGSGQRPTLTTFFGRRKSRQGSVALEELKPGPDPSLKGEEEPLVGSKDEAAETSASDGPEERDVEAP; encoded by the coding sequence ATGCCTGTTGCTTTGGAAATGATTCCGCTTCTCCTCCTCTTTGGGAGCGTCTGGGCCCAAAACATGAACTCAGAGTCTCCGGATGGCACAATTACTTTGCAGGAGTTGGAACCCACGGCGTCCTCTGTTTCTTTGGTCTCAAATATCTATGAGACCACAAAATTCAACTCAGTGACATCTCATTTTGCAACAACCGAGGTCCCTAAGACAGATGACAGCACTGAGCACAAGATCTTCCCGCCTTCCTCAACTCCCTATGCGGCCAATGAGGTTTCCTCTCCTGGGACCCCCGTTGCTGCCAGCAGGGGCCCTCCTGTAAATGAGTCAATAATCTTCCAGAAAGATTCGGCCAAAAAATTATCAATGCCCCTGGAAGTCTCTAATGCAACCAGTATACCTGCTGTCCCAGTAATGAAATCTACAGGATTCCACACTGTGACTGGTGAAACCACGGCAACTAGCCCTCTGGAGACCTCCAGTGGGACCAGTGGACCCCCTGTCACCACAGCAACTAGCTCTCTGGAGACCTCTGATGGGACCAGTGGACCCCCTATCACCATAGCGATTAGCTCTCTGAAGACCCCCAATGTGACCAGCGGGCCCCCTGTCATCATGGAAACTAGCTCTCTAAAGACCCCCGAGGAGACCAGTGGACTTCCTGTCACCATGGCAACTACGTCTCTGAAGACCCCCCTGGGGACCAGTGGCTCCCCCATCTCTGGAGTAAAAATATCCAGCCCAACGTCCCCCACAAACATAAGCAGTAGGGCCTCCCCAAATTCAGGTTGGGGGACAAAGGGCACCTTGCTGGCAGCTGTGCTTGTGGCCCTGCTGGTGGTCATTGTCCTCGTGGCACTACTCCTGCTGTGGCGCCAGCGGCAGAAGCGGAAGACAGGAGCGCTGACGCTAAGCAGGGCTGGAAAGCACAACGGAGTGGCAAATGCCTGGGCTGGCGTAGCCCAGGTGGCTCATGACGAGGCCGCGACAATAACAGAGGGAGCGTCCGGGGGTAACACTGACTCGGGGGTCCCCCAGGGGGAGGGGTCTGGCCAGCGGCCCACACTTACCACTTTCTTTGGTAGACGGAAGTCTCGCCAGGGCTCCGTGGCACTGGAGGAGCTAAAGCCTGGGCCAGACCCCAGCCTAAAGGGGGAGGAAGAGCCACTGGTGGGCAGCAAGGATGAGGCTGCGGAGACCTCTGCCTCTGATGGGCCGGAAGAGAGAGATGTGGAGGCCCCTTAA
- the CD2BP2 gene encoding CD2 antigen cytoplasmic tail-binding protein 2: MPKRKVTFQGVGDEEDEDEISVPKKKLVDPVAGAGGPGSRFKGKHSLDSDEEDDDEGSSKYDILASEDVEGQEAATLPSEGGVRITPFNLQEEMEEGHFDADGNYFLNREAQIRDSWLDNIDWVKIRERPPNQRPLSDSEDEDSLGQTPMSAQALLEGLLELMLPRETVAGALRRLGARGGGKGGSKGPGRPSSPQRLDRLSGLADQMVARGNLGVYQETRERLAMRLKGLGCQTQGPRDPTAPPSLDMFAEEVAERELETPTPAQRGEAESPGDGLADVMWEYKWENTGDAELYGPFSSIQMQTWVNEGYFPDGVYCRKLDAPGGQFYNSKRIDFDLYT; this comes from the exons ATGCCAAAGAGGAAAGTGACCTTCCAAGGCGTGGGAGATGAGGAAGATGAGGATGAAATCAGTGTCCCCAAGAAAAAG TTGGTGGACCCTGTGGCTGGAGCAGGAGGTCCTGGGAGCCGCTTCAAAGGCAAACACTCTTTGGACAGTGATGAGGAGGATGATGATGAAGGGTCCAGCAAATATGACATCCTGGCCTCAGAAGATGTAGAAG GTCAGGAAGCAGCCACACTCCCCAGTGAGGGAGGTGTGCGGATCACACCCTTCAACCTGCAGGAAGAGATGGAGGAAGGCCACTTTGATGCCGATGGCAACTATTTTCTGAACCGGGAAGCTCAGATCCGAGACAGCTGGCTGGACAACATTGACTGG GTAAAGATCAGGGAGCGGCCGCCTAATCAGCGGCCGCTGTCAGACTCAGAGGATGAGGACAGCTTGGGCCAGACACCAATGAGTGCCCAAGCCCTCCTGGAGGGCCTTCTAGAGCTGATGCTGCCAAGAGAGACAGTGGCTGGGGCACTGAGGCGCCTGGGAGCCCGAGGAGGAGGCAAAGGGGGCAGCAAGGGGCCTGGGCGGCCCAGTTCCCCCCAGCGCCTGGACCGGCTCTCTGGGTTGGCTGACCAGATGGTGGCTCGGGGCAACCTCGGGGTGTATCAGGAGACAAGGGAACGATTGGCCATGCGGCTGAAGGGGTTGGGGTGCCAGACCCAGGGACCCCGTGACCCCACAGCCCCACCCTCCCTGGACATGTTTGCTGAGGAAGTGGCGGAGCGGGAGCTGGAGACCCCAACCCCTGCCCAGAGAGGAG AAGCAGAGTCGCCTGGAGATGGTCTGGCCGATGTGATGTGGGAATATAAGTGGGAGAACACAGGGGATGCTGAGCTGTATGGACCCTTCTCTAGCATCCAGATGCAG ACCTGGGTGAATGAAGGCTATTTCCCGGATGGTGTTTATTGCCGGAAGCTGGACGCCCCCGGCGGACAGTTCTACAATTCCAAACGGATTGATTTTGACCTCTACACCTGA